A single region of the Microtus ochrogaster isolate Prairie Vole_2 chromosome 2, MicOch1.0, whole genome shotgun sequence genome encodes:
- the LOC101989230 gene encoding keratin-associated protein 20-2-like: protein MCYYGSYYGGLGYGYGGLGYGYGCGYGGGYGGYGSYGYGCYRPLCYRRYWSCGFY, encoded by the coding sequence ATGTGTTACTACGGCAGCTACTATGGAGGACTGGGCTATGGCTATGGTGGCCTAGGCTATGGCTATGGCTGTGGCTATGGTGGTGGCTATGGTGGCTATGGCAGCTATGGTTATGGTTGTTACCGCCCACTGTGCTATAGAAGGTACTGGTCCTGTGGCTTCTACTGA
- the LOC101989518 gene encoding keratin-associated protein 20-2-like, with translation MCYYGGYYGGLGYGYGGLGYGCGYGCGYGGQGYGCGYGGYGGYGYGCCRPLCYRRYWSCGFY, from the coding sequence ATGTGTTACTATGGCGGATACTATGGAGGACTGGGCTATGGCTATGGTGGCCTAGGCTATGGCTGTGGTTATGGCTGTGGCTATGGTGGCCAAGGCTATGGCTGTGGCTATGGAGGCTATGGCGGCTATGGTTATGGCTGCTGTCGCCCACTGTGCTATAGAAGGTACTGGTCCTGTGGCTTCTACTGA
- the LOC101990378 gene encoding keratin-associated protein 20-1-like, which yields MCYCGGYCGGLGYGYGGLGYGCGYGGYGGYGGYGGCGRYGGYGYGCYRPLCYRRYWSYGFY from the coding sequence ATGTGTTACTGTGGCGGATACTGCGGAGGACTGGGCTATGGCTATGGTGGACTAGGCTATGGCTGTGGCTATGGTGGTTATGGTGGCTATGGTGGCTATGGTGGATGTGGTAGATATGGTGGCTATGGTTATGGCTGCTACCGCCCACTGTGCTATAGAAGATACTGGTCTTATGGCTTCTACTGA
- the LOC101990090 gene encoding keratin-associated protein 20-2-like, with translation MCYYGSYYGGLGYGYGSLGCGYGCGYGGYGGYGGCGGYGGYGGYGGYGYGCCRPLCCRRYWSYGFY, from the coding sequence ATGTGTTACTATGGCAGCTACTATGGAGGCCTGGGTTATGGCTATGGTAGTCTAGGCTGTGGTTATGGCTGTGGCTATGGTGGCTATGGTGGCTATGGAGGCTGTGGTGGATATGGTGGATATGGTGGATATGGTGGCTATGGTTATGGTTGCTGCCGCCCACTGTGCTGTAGAAGGTACTGGTCTTATGGCTTCTACTGA